Proteins encoded by one window of Dreissena polymorpha isolate Duluth1 chromosome 11, UMN_Dpol_1.0, whole genome shotgun sequence:
- the LOC127850924 gene encoding uncharacterized protein LOC127850924 isoform X1 gives MEAPHDADIYIKTEDKAASVERADVGTNYDAVDTVSVEGDSVTSVTTMEVDYTILDDKGVPSDNNLYSTTSDPGEDVDISEALTNHEHNETPVTVHGSVVSNTTSELNTGVNDTEFTSDMNASTNKPDRHQCPPGEDNMESGIASNPQSVSCQSDTVKVTASDPKEDTIYTNGDQYDAQQRESEHDSSVADFVANLTIDGAFDWLDERNIDHDLNSLDEMRLLIKRMIIQERNKALTTKHNVQQSLDSEMNEILIRDRQMKDDLAELYTTILDFVGHLTKDLQTSLSELYGDYVSKMSKYKKDLLEAECPIVVAGETSAGKSSFLNLLLGTDVLPYSLLCATSTICRVHPIAADAERYYVVHKADGTEHRQTIREHDVEALEKLKQEVTHRDAGTDYKCVDIYWQLPLLGNNSHVTIVDTPGVGECKLLSEKLFEYLPKAAAFIYVLNSANSGGVQEDRLVTIFNRLKLEEAKGGLFSFDPSCTMFVCNKWDIVEERERNQPGSEAQVWQDTVDKLKKHLPGFSWDRYMYKMSTTEASRYITSGIGYTGRYAALMGGLQKLILSSLTGNANIHYRWIGNFLEQIRKYVAARVNRARATEVEKKRMFEEVNTRLARLREDAGHVKKRLREFALVRCRNLASSLFAYLHNPDVQARIKLWTDLQAPVIEADDFDATKLKGERMIQARIMDEITKWEAGNQIVKTVQNELTHEFKLECKLLTEECTDIQNLIEGDIITPERRLSDFGKQNIEVKTSVFTTSEKVILIVAAPLWIPVVTAASLLFLPVGVGMLIKQTVQAKQQRKEYTKDKAKYMTIWTEQVIEDFFKESVIDKFISETYMSLFERKIKDLCEETIPAQIKADIQQVEQIQRDRRSSKTITREFKPIQITLQDIIGQLKLYGLKFVTKDLIDVAQIRRIREIGKGSFSTVYSALYPATGNCREVALKILTLRSADLYSQLTELECLRKLKQHENIVEFIGVCYSDRMPAITEGGSLETMSQHRLMFMFEICDQSLEDFIFKTQHLQCGHYDSKDRPTEALDFYVKAGVGIARGLAHIHASNFAHRDLKLANVLMSKGVVKVCDFGFAKHETDLSGTYTGTRTHMSPEILSGKPYTKKTDMYSLAIVLWELWYGRHAYSEDTYDTFDVGTLLDAIKEGTRPNCRERYAIPSNLVQLIERCWDGNPDVRPTAEEVTTDLQIVFKTRHST, from the exons ATGGAGGCCCCACATGATGCTGATATATATATTAAGACTGAGGATAAAGCAGCCTCTGTAGAACGCGCTGACGTTGGAACAAACTATGATGCTGTTGACACAGTTTCTGTTGAAGGTGACAGTGTGACTTCAGTTACAACCATGGAAGTAGACTATACAATTCTAGACGACAAAGGGGTCCCTTCGGACAATAATTTATATAGTACGACAAGTGACCCAGGGGAAGACGTTGATATCTCTGAAGCTCTAACAAATCATGAACACAATGAAACACCTGTAACTGTACACGGCAGTGTAGTTTCTAATACAACCAGTGAGCTGAACACAGGTGTAAACGACACTGAGTTTACAAGTGATATGAACGCTTCCACCAATAAACCAGACAGACACCAATGCCCTCCCGGAGAGGACAATATGGAGTCAGGCATTGCTTCCAATCCTCAAAGCGTTTCTTGTCAATCTGACACTGTCAAGGTTACGGCGTCTGATCCCAAGGAAGACACTATCTATACAAATGGTGACCAATATGATGCCCAACAACGTGAAAGTGAACACGACAGCAGTGTAGCCGATTTTGTAGCAAACCTGACTATCGACGGAGCGTTTGACTGGCTCGATGAACGTAACATCGATCATGATCTGAACTCTTTGGATGAAATGAGGCTTCTTATTAAGAGAATGATCATTCAAGAGAGAAATAAAGCACTTACTACAAAACATAACGTACAGCAATCG cttgattccGAAATGAATGAAATACTCATACGTGATCGCCAAATGAAGGATGATCTAGCTGAGTTGTACACCACCATACTAGACTTTGTCGGACATTTAACTAAAGATCTTCAGACGTCCCTATCGGAATTATATGGGGATTATGTTTCTAAAATGTCCAAATACAAAAAAGACCTATTGGAGGCCGAATGTCCAATTGTTGTTGCAG GAGAAACAAGTGCCGGCAAAAGCAGCTTCCTGAATTTGCTGTTGGGAACTGATGTGCTTCCGTACTCGTTGCTGTGCGCGACGTCAACCATTTGCCGCGTGCACCCTATTGCGGCAGACGCCGAACGCTACTACGTGGTACACAAGGCAGACGGCACGGAACACAGGCAGACGATCCGAGAACATGACGTGGAAGCGTTAGAGAAGTTGAAACAGGAAGTGACGCACCGAGATGCTGGAACGGATTATAAATGTGTTGATATATATTGGCAACTGCCGCTGCTCGGGAACAAC TCGCATGTGACAATCGTGGACACACCGGGCGTCGGTGAGTGCAAGCTGCTGTCCGAGAAACTGTTCGAGTACCTCCCTAAGGCGGCAGCCTTCATCTATGTGCTCAACAGCGCCAACTCCGGCGGAGTCCAGGAGGATAGG CTGGTGACGATCTTCAATCGCCTCAAGCTGGAGGAGGCTAAGGGCGGTCTGTTCAGTTTCGATCCCAGTTGTACCATGTTCGTGTGCAACAAATGGGACATCGTGGAGGAGCGGGAGCGGAACCAGCCCGGCTCCGAGGCGCAGGTCTGGCAGGACACGGTGGACAAACTAAAGAAGCACCTACCGGGATTCTCCTGGGACAGATATATGTACAAAATGAGCACCACTGAG GCAAGCAGATACATCACTTCCGGTATCGGCTACACGGGACGGTATGCGGCGTTGATGGGAGGGCTGCAGAAGCTGATCTTGTCGAGCCTGACGGGCAACGCCAACATACACTACAG GTGGATAGGCAACTTTCTCGAGCAAATACGGAAGTATGTGGCGGCCCGCGTGAATCGTGCTCGTGCAACAGAAGTGGAGAAGAAACGCATGTTCGAAGAAGTGAACACTCGTCTGGCGAGACTGAGAGAAGACGCAGGCCAT gtGAAGAAGAGATTGCGAGAATTTGCGCTGGTCAGATGTCGCAATCTTGCGAGTTCTCTCTTCGCGTATTTACACAACCCCGATGTACAAGCTCGGATTAAACTCTGGACAGATTTGCAGGCGCCGGTTATCGAAGCGGACGATTTCGACGCGACGAAACTTAAAGGAGAGCGTATGATACAAGCCCGAATAATGGATGAAATCACAAAGTGGGAAGCTGGTAACCAAATAGTGAAGACAGTCCAGAACGAGCTTACACACGAATTTAAGCTTGAATGCAAGTTACTGACGGAAGAGTGTACTGATATTCAGAACCTCATAGAAGGCGATATAATAACTCCAGAGAGAAGATTGTCAG ATTTTGGGAAACAGAACATTGAAGTGAAAACCTCTGTATTTACCACAAGTGAAAAGGTGATTCTGATTGTGGCTGCTCCACTATGGATCCCCGTGGTTACAGCCGCCTCGTTGTTGTTCCTTCCGGTGGGGGTTGGGATGCTTATAAAACAGACCGTTCAGGCAAAACAGCAACGAAAGGAATACACGAAAGATAAAGCGAAGTACATGACAATATGGACAGAACAAGTCATCGAAGATTTCTTTAAAGAGTCGGTCATTGACAAGTTTATCTCAGAAACGTACATGTCATTGTTTGAGAGGAAAATAAAGGATCTTTGCGAAGAAACTATTCCGGCACAGATTAAGGCGGACATTCAACAAGTGGAGCAAATACAGCGAGACCGGCGGTCGTCCAAGACAATAACCCGAGAATTTAAGCCTATTCAAATCACGCTGCAGGACATCATTGGACAACTCAAACTATACGGATTAAAATTCGTCACGAAAGACTTAATCGATGTAGCGCAGATTCGACGAATCCGTGAAATTGGAAAGGGCAGCTTTTCCACAGTGTACTCGGCGCTGTATCCGGCCACTGGAAATTGCAGAGAAGTGGCTCTGAAGATCCTAACGCTGCGCTCTGCAGACTTATACTCGCAGCTGACCGAATTGGAGTGCCTAAG GAAACTCAAACAACATGAAAACATCGTAGAGTTCATCGGTGTTTGCTACTCTGATAGAATGCCTGCGATCACTGAAGGGGGCAGTCTGGAAACCATGAGTCAACACAGACTCAtgttcatgtttgaaatatgtgACCAGTCATTAGAAGACTTCATCTTCAAAACGCAACATCTACAATGCGG GCACTACGACTCAAAAGATCGACCGACCGAAGCCCTGGATTTCTATGTGAAAGCAGGGGTTGGCATAGCCAGGGGACTGGCTCACATTCACGCCAGCAACTTTGCTCACAGGGATCTTAAACTAGCCAATGTCCTG ATGAGCAAAGGGGTGGTCAAAGTGTGCGACTTCGGCTTTGCCAAACACGAGACGGACTTATCTGGCACATACACAGGTACCCGTACACACATGTCACCGGAAATACTCTCCGGCAAGCCGTATACGAAGAAGACAGACATGTACAGCCTCGCTATAGTTCTCTGGGAACTTTGGTATGGAAG ACACGCGTATTCGGAAGACACTTACGATACTTTTGACGTCGGGACCCTGCTAGATGCCATAAAGGAAGGGACCCGCCCAAACTGCAGAGAAAGATACGCCATACCATCTAACCTTGTTCAGTTGATCGAGAGATGTTGGGATGGCAATCCAGACGTACGACCAACCGCAGAGGAAGTGACAACAGATTTACAGATTGTGTTTAAAACCAGACACTCTACATGA
- the LOC127850924 gene encoding uncharacterized protein LOC127850924 isoform X2, which produces MEAPHDADIYIKTEDKAASVERADVGTNYDAVDTVSVEGDSVTSVTTMEVDYTILDDKGVPSDNNLYSTTSDPGEDVDISEALTNHEHNETPVTVHGSVVSNTTSELNTGVNDTEFTSDMNASTNKPDRHQCPPGEDNMESGIASNPQSVSCQSDTVKVTASDPKEDTIYTNGDQYDAQQRESEHDSSVADFVANLTIDGAFDWLDERNIDHDLNSLDEMRLLIKRMIIQERNKALTTKHNVQQSLDSEMNEILIRDRQMKDDLAELYTTILDFVGHLTKDLQTSLSELYGDYVSKMSKYKKDLLEAECPIVVAGETSAGKSSFLNLLLGTDVLPYSLLCATSTICRVHPIAADAERYYVVHKADGTEHRQTIREHDVEALEKLKQEVTHRDAGTDYKCVDIYWQLPLLGNNSHVTIVDTPGVGECKLLSEKLFEYLPKAAAFIYVLNSANSGGVQEDRLVTIFNRLKLEEAKGGLFSFDPSCTMFVCNKWDIVEERERNQPGSEAQVWQDTVDKLKKHLPGFSWDRYMYKMSTTEASRYITSGIGYTGRYAALMGGLQKLILSSLTGNANIHYRWIGNFLEQIRKYVAARVNRARATEVEKKRMFEEVNTRLARLREDAGHVKKRLREFALVRCRNLASSLFAYLHNPDVQARIKLWTDLQAPVIEADDFDATKLKGERMIQARIMDEITKWEAGNQIVKTVQNELTHEFKLECKLLTEECTDIQNLIEGDIITPERRLSDFGKQNIEVKTSVFTTSEKVILIVAAPLWIPVVTAASLLFLPVGVGMLIKQTVQAKQQRKEYTKDKAKYMTIWTEQVIEDFFKESVIDKFISETYMSLFERKIKDLCEETIPAQIKADIQQVEQIQRDRRSSKTITREFKPIQITLQDIIGQLKLYGLKFVTKDLIDVAQIRRIREIGKGSFSTVYSALYPATGNCREVALKILTLRSADLYSQLTELECLRKLKQHENIVEFIGVCYSDRMPAITEGGSLETMSQHRLMFMFEICDQSLEDFIFKTQHLQCGHYDSKDRPTEALDFYVKAGVGIARGLAHIHASNFAHRDLKLANVLMSKGVVKVCDFGFAKHETDLSGTYTGTRTHMSPEILSGKPYTKKTDMYSLAIVLWEL; this is translated from the exons ATGGAGGCCCCACATGATGCTGATATATATATTAAGACTGAGGATAAAGCAGCCTCTGTAGAACGCGCTGACGTTGGAACAAACTATGATGCTGTTGACACAGTTTCTGTTGAAGGTGACAGTGTGACTTCAGTTACAACCATGGAAGTAGACTATACAATTCTAGACGACAAAGGGGTCCCTTCGGACAATAATTTATATAGTACGACAAGTGACCCAGGGGAAGACGTTGATATCTCTGAAGCTCTAACAAATCATGAACACAATGAAACACCTGTAACTGTACACGGCAGTGTAGTTTCTAATACAACCAGTGAGCTGAACACAGGTGTAAACGACACTGAGTTTACAAGTGATATGAACGCTTCCACCAATAAACCAGACAGACACCAATGCCCTCCCGGAGAGGACAATATGGAGTCAGGCATTGCTTCCAATCCTCAAAGCGTTTCTTGTCAATCTGACACTGTCAAGGTTACGGCGTCTGATCCCAAGGAAGACACTATCTATACAAATGGTGACCAATATGATGCCCAACAACGTGAAAGTGAACACGACAGCAGTGTAGCCGATTTTGTAGCAAACCTGACTATCGACGGAGCGTTTGACTGGCTCGATGAACGTAACATCGATCATGATCTGAACTCTTTGGATGAAATGAGGCTTCTTATTAAGAGAATGATCATTCAAGAGAGAAATAAAGCACTTACTACAAAACATAACGTACAGCAATCG cttgattccGAAATGAATGAAATACTCATACGTGATCGCCAAATGAAGGATGATCTAGCTGAGTTGTACACCACCATACTAGACTTTGTCGGACATTTAACTAAAGATCTTCAGACGTCCCTATCGGAATTATATGGGGATTATGTTTCTAAAATGTCCAAATACAAAAAAGACCTATTGGAGGCCGAATGTCCAATTGTTGTTGCAG GAGAAACAAGTGCCGGCAAAAGCAGCTTCCTGAATTTGCTGTTGGGAACTGATGTGCTTCCGTACTCGTTGCTGTGCGCGACGTCAACCATTTGCCGCGTGCACCCTATTGCGGCAGACGCCGAACGCTACTACGTGGTACACAAGGCAGACGGCACGGAACACAGGCAGACGATCCGAGAACATGACGTGGAAGCGTTAGAGAAGTTGAAACAGGAAGTGACGCACCGAGATGCTGGAACGGATTATAAATGTGTTGATATATATTGGCAACTGCCGCTGCTCGGGAACAAC TCGCATGTGACAATCGTGGACACACCGGGCGTCGGTGAGTGCAAGCTGCTGTCCGAGAAACTGTTCGAGTACCTCCCTAAGGCGGCAGCCTTCATCTATGTGCTCAACAGCGCCAACTCCGGCGGAGTCCAGGAGGATAGG CTGGTGACGATCTTCAATCGCCTCAAGCTGGAGGAGGCTAAGGGCGGTCTGTTCAGTTTCGATCCCAGTTGTACCATGTTCGTGTGCAACAAATGGGACATCGTGGAGGAGCGGGAGCGGAACCAGCCCGGCTCCGAGGCGCAGGTCTGGCAGGACACGGTGGACAAACTAAAGAAGCACCTACCGGGATTCTCCTGGGACAGATATATGTACAAAATGAGCACCACTGAG GCAAGCAGATACATCACTTCCGGTATCGGCTACACGGGACGGTATGCGGCGTTGATGGGAGGGCTGCAGAAGCTGATCTTGTCGAGCCTGACGGGCAACGCCAACATACACTACAG GTGGATAGGCAACTTTCTCGAGCAAATACGGAAGTATGTGGCGGCCCGCGTGAATCGTGCTCGTGCAACAGAAGTGGAGAAGAAACGCATGTTCGAAGAAGTGAACACTCGTCTGGCGAGACTGAGAGAAGACGCAGGCCAT gtGAAGAAGAGATTGCGAGAATTTGCGCTGGTCAGATGTCGCAATCTTGCGAGTTCTCTCTTCGCGTATTTACACAACCCCGATGTACAAGCTCGGATTAAACTCTGGACAGATTTGCAGGCGCCGGTTATCGAAGCGGACGATTTCGACGCGACGAAACTTAAAGGAGAGCGTATGATACAAGCCCGAATAATGGATGAAATCACAAAGTGGGAAGCTGGTAACCAAATAGTGAAGACAGTCCAGAACGAGCTTACACACGAATTTAAGCTTGAATGCAAGTTACTGACGGAAGAGTGTACTGATATTCAGAACCTCATAGAAGGCGATATAATAACTCCAGAGAGAAGATTGTCAG ATTTTGGGAAACAGAACATTGAAGTGAAAACCTCTGTATTTACCACAAGTGAAAAGGTGATTCTGATTGTGGCTGCTCCACTATGGATCCCCGTGGTTACAGCCGCCTCGTTGTTGTTCCTTCCGGTGGGGGTTGGGATGCTTATAAAACAGACCGTTCAGGCAAAACAGCAACGAAAGGAATACACGAAAGATAAAGCGAAGTACATGACAATATGGACAGAACAAGTCATCGAAGATTTCTTTAAAGAGTCGGTCATTGACAAGTTTATCTCAGAAACGTACATGTCATTGTTTGAGAGGAAAATAAAGGATCTTTGCGAAGAAACTATTCCGGCACAGATTAAGGCGGACATTCAACAAGTGGAGCAAATACAGCGAGACCGGCGGTCGTCCAAGACAATAACCCGAGAATTTAAGCCTATTCAAATCACGCTGCAGGACATCATTGGACAACTCAAACTATACGGATTAAAATTCGTCACGAAAGACTTAATCGATGTAGCGCAGATTCGACGAATCCGTGAAATTGGAAAGGGCAGCTTTTCCACAGTGTACTCGGCGCTGTATCCGGCCACTGGAAATTGCAGAGAAGTGGCTCTGAAGATCCTAACGCTGCGCTCTGCAGACTTATACTCGCAGCTGACCGAATTGGAGTGCCTAAG GAAACTCAAACAACATGAAAACATCGTAGAGTTCATCGGTGTTTGCTACTCTGATAGAATGCCTGCGATCACTGAAGGGGGCAGTCTGGAAACCATGAGTCAACACAGACTCAtgttcatgtttgaaatatgtgACCAGTCATTAGAAGACTTCATCTTCAAAACGCAACATCTACAATGCGG GCACTACGACTCAAAAGATCGACCGACCGAAGCCCTGGATTTCTATGTGAAAGCAGGGGTTGGCATAGCCAGGGGACTGGCTCACATTCACGCCAGCAACTTTGCTCACAGGGATCTTAAACTAGCCAATGTCCTG ATGAGCAAAGGGGTGGTCAAAGTGTGCGACTTCGGCTTTGCCAAACACGAGACGGACTTATCTGGCACATACACAGGTACCCGTACACACATGTCACCGGAAATACTCTCCGGCAAGCCGTATACGAAGAAGACAGACATGTACAGCCTCGCTATAGTTCTCTGGGAACTTTG A